From the genome of Haloplanus vescus:
AGTCACCCGCCTGCTCCTCGCGCCAGACCTGGCCGTCCTTGACGAAGACGTTCCACGAGCACGACCCCGTGCAGTTGACGCTGTGGGTGGCGCGGGAGATGGAGTCCCAGTCCCACTGGTCGCGGTAGAGGTCCTCCCACTCGCGATAGGGGTAGTCGCCGATTGGGTCGTCGACGACATCGAGACCACTCATGCCGTCGTCTGCGAAGGAAAGCCCCGTCGCACCGAGCAGCGATGCGGCGCCGAGCCCCTTCACGAAGTCGCGTCTGCCGATACCGTCCGTCCGTCCGTCGTTTGTGTTACTCATGGGAGATGAAGACCGTCGCGGTCGCACAGGCGGCGCCGACGACGGCGAGAGCAAAACCGGTCGGCGTCGCGCCGCCAGCTTCGAGGCCGGCGGCGACGAGGCCGAGACCGAGCAGTTTGCTCGTCGTATCTAGCAGGCTGTACTGGCGGGCGGTGAGCGCCGGGCGGTGGTCGGTTTCAGTCATCGCCCCCACCTCCGGATGCGGGCGTAGCGGTCGCTCCCGACGCTCCGTCGCGCAAGAGCAGGTACGTGAGTCCGCCGAACAGCGGCGGCACGCCCAGCAGCGCCGCGGTCAGGACGGGGTTGACCACGTCCGTGGTCGTCCCGAGCACCTGCGCCGCGAGGATATTGTTCATCCCCGCGATGGAAGCGATCATGATGAACGTGACGGCGGCGACGCCGACGGCGGTCTGTCGCGGTCGGTCTAGCGGGTCGGCCGTGAAGTGCGTCGCCTCCGTTCGGTCCACGAACGGCCACGCGATGATGGCGGCGAACACCAGTCCGGGGAGCACGATGCCGCCCAGGAACTCCGTGTTGACGTGGACCGGGCCCACCGAGAAGGTGAGCCACTGTGGGAGCAGTTTCAGGAAGCCGTACACCCACATCAGGAACCAGTCGGGCATGATGAGCGCCGGCGTGGACGCGGGGTCGTTCGGCCCGTACTCCGCGACGTTGTGGACGGGGAGGAAGCCGGCGAGCGCCGACAGCGTCGCCGCGGTCAGGAAGAAGACGACGGCGCTTACGGCCGTCTGATTCGGCACGGCCGGGAGCCCGACGATGACGCTGTCGTCGTCGCGGTCGATCGTCTCCTCGCCGACCTGCACGTCGTCGTCGCGGGGTGCCTCGGTGTGTTTCTGCCGTATCAGGATGGCCATGTGGACCGCCAACCCGATGCCGATGGCGACGGGGATGACGAGGACGTGCAGGAAGTAGAGCCGAGGGATGGTCGCACTCGTCGGGAACTGCCCGCCGAAGATGATTTCCCCGAAGAAGTCGCCGACGATGGGCACCGAGACGGTGAGGTTGTAGCCGATACCCGTCGCGGTGGCCGCGAACTCGTCGAACGGGAGCGCGTAGCCCGTGTACGCGGCCCCCATCGCCAGCACGGCCAGCCCGGTTCCCACCACCCAATTCGGCTCGCGGGGGTTGCGATACGCGCCCGTGAAGAAGACCCGTAACATGTGCAACCCGATGGAGGCGACGAAGAGGTGGGCCGCCCAGTGGTGGAGTCGGCGGATGAACATCCCGAACGGGACGGCGTAGGTGATGTGCAGGACGGAAACGAACGCCTCCGGCATCTCCTCGCCTTGGAACTCCGCCACGGGACCGTCGTACTGCACGTCGGAGGTGGAGGGTTCGTAGAAGAACCCCAGGAAGGCCCCCGAGAGGACGAGAAAGAGGAAACAGAACAGGGCGACCTCTCCCAGGAGGAAGGAGTCCTCGGCGGGGAACGCCTTGCCGAGGAAGCCCTGTGCTCCCGCCACGTCGAGACGGCTGTCGAACCAGTCGTAGACACGCTTGGAACGGCTCATGTCACTCGCCACCTCCCGGTCCGATGGCGCCCTCGAAGTCGCCGGTCGCGACGAGATAGCCGTCGCTGGTCACGGTTATCGGGAGCTGTGGGAGGGCGCGCCCCGGCGGCCCGCCGACGACTGCCGCCCCCGACGTGGGGTCGAACTTCCCGAAGTGACACGGGCAGACGAACGTCGACCCCTCGCGGTTCGAGACCATACAGCCCGCGTGCGTACACACCTTCGAGTAGGCGGCGTAGCCGCTGACGGTGTAGGCCATGTTCGTGTCGCCGCCGAACTCGTCCTCGGCGAAGCGCACGAGCAGGGTCGGGGCGTCCTCGATTCCCGGTCGGGGCTCTGGGAAGGCGGTCAGCTGCTCGCCTTCCGCCAGTCGGTCCTCGGTGATGCGCTCGCCCGACCCGTCGACGAGGTGGATGCCGTCGGAGTAGACGGGGCCGCTGTACCCCCGCTCGAACACCTGCGTCAGTCCCGCGAGCGGCGCGGTGAGGCTCGCGACGGCCGTCAGCCCTCCGACCGTCGCGAGGAGCTTTGCGATGTCCCGCCGCTGAATCTCCATCTGCGCTCGGCGGTCGGTGTAGATGCTCGGCTGCACCGAGCTCGCCTCCTCCTCACAGGGACAGTCGTCGCAGTCCTCTCCCGTCATCGGTCGTGCCCCCGTTGCTCCGCGACTTCGATGTGCGGCATGAACCACGCGTAGTACGCGACGGTGGAGAGCGCCAGCGAGACGAACATGCCGGTGGCGTAGATGCCGAAGTACTGAGTCCGCCCCAGCGTCAGGTACTCGCCGGTGAACAGCGCGGCGAAGACGATGGCGAGGACGGTCAGCCCACCCATGGCGAGCAGTCCCTCGATGGCGTCCGTGGCGTCGTGATACGCCACGATCCAGCGATGGTCGGTCTGGAGCCACGGGAGGGAGACGACCTCCGTCCCCCCGTCGGCGGAGACTGCGGGCGAGGCGTCGTCTGGCGGCCGCACGGCCTCGTTCATGAAGCGATGCACCGCAGTCAGGACGCCCACGAGGCCGAACAGGGCGACCCAGACGACGACGCCGACTTGGCTCGGCGAGAGCTTGTTCGGCGTGTCGGCGACTCCCTGTAGCGGCCGGAGCTCCGTGACGCTCTCGTCGATGGCGACTTCCTCCGACGGTGGTTCGCCGTGGAGAGCGACGTACCACATCGGCAGCAACACCGTCACGACGAGCGCAACGATGACGACCGTGTTCCGTCTCATGGTCCTCCGGTCGGCCTGTCGGCTGGTGGTTGTGTGACGCTCATAACTGAGCGTGCCGCCACGAGCATCGTAAAATACCCCGACCGTTACAAGAAAGTGGGACTGGCGTTCGGGGATAGAGTGTTACCGGATGTTCGCTGCCGTCCCCGAACGTCATCCACCTGACCGATACTACTAACTCCTGTTCGCCGAAAATGTCGGGCGATTCCACGATGAAACTCCACGAGTATCAGGCGAAGCGTATCTTCGCCGAGGCCGGGATTCCGACCCCCGACTCCCGGCTCGCCACGAGCGTCGACGAAGCGGTCGACGCCGGCCGCGACTTGGGCTATCCCGTCGCGGTCAAAGCGCAGGTTCACGTCGGCGGCCGCGGGAAGGCCGGCGGTATCGAAATCGCGAGCGACGAGGCCGAGCTCCGCGACGCCGCGGACGCGATTCTCGGCATGGACCTGAAAGGTTACACCGTCGACCGCGTGCTCGTCGAGTCGGCGGTCGATTTCGTCGACGAACTCTACCTCGGCGTGACGATGGACCGCGGCGAGGGCGAACCCGTGGTGATGGTCTCCTCGGAGGGCGGCGTCGACATCGAGACGGTGGCCGAGGAGACGCCCGAAGCCATCGCACGAGAGCACGTCGACCCCGCATTCGGCCTCCACCCCTATCAGGCGCGGAAGGCGGTGTACGGTGCGGGCATCCCGGACGACGCCGCGCGCGCCGTCACGAGCGTCCTCCAGACGCTCTACGACCTCTGGGAGTCGAACGACGCCAGCGAGACGGAGATAAATCCGCTGATGGTGACGAGCGAGGGCGACGTGGTCGCCGCCGACGCCGTGTTGAACGTCGACGACGACGCACTCTTCCGACACTCCGACCTCGCCGAACTCGAAGAGGAGTCCTACACGGACGACTTGGAGCGCAAGGCCGGCGAGTACGGCTTCGACTACGTCCGTCTCTCGGGCAACGTCGGCATCATCGGCAACGGCGCGGGCCTCGTGATGACGACGCTCGACTTGGTCGATTACTACGGGGGAGCGCCCGCCAACTTCCTCGATATCGGCGGCGGGGCGAAGGCCGAACGCGTCGCCAACGCCCTCGATATGGTGTTCTCCGACCCCAACGTCGACTCGGTGGTGTTCAACATCTTCGGCGGCATCACGCGCGGCGACGAGGTGGCGCGGGGCATCAACGACGCACTCGAACAGTTCGACGAGATACCGAAACCGGTGGTCGTCCGCCTCGCGGGCACCAACGCGACAGAAGGCATGGAGATACTCAACACGGAGCTCGTACAGGTCGAAGAGACGCTCGAAGGCGCCGTCCAGCGGGCGGTTGCGAACGCCGAGGAGGTGGCGGAATGAGTTCCGTCGAGCACGTTCTCGCTCGCAGTGCTCGTGAGACGACGCTCGACGACCTCACGCGAACCACCGGGGGGTGGTTCGCGTGAGTATCTTCGTCGACGACGACACCCGCGTCGTCGTGCAGGGCATCACCGGCGGCGAGGGGTCGTTCCACACCCAGCAGATGATGGCGTACGGCACGAACGTCGTCGCCGGCGCGGTGCCGGGTAAGGGCGGCGAGGTAGTCGAAGGCGTCCCCGTCTACGACACGGTCCACGAGGCGGTGCGACACGAGGACGCCGACGCCTCCGTCGTGTTCGTCCCACCCGCGTTCGCCGCCGACGCACTCTTCGAGGCACTCGACACCTCGCTGGACCTCGTTGTCGCCATCACGGAGGGCATCCCGACACAGGACATGTCGAAGGTGGCCCGTCGCCTCCGCGAGACGGATACGGCCCTCATCGGTCCGAACTGCCCCGGCATCATCACGCCCGGCGAGGCGAAACTCGGCATCCTGCCGGGCAACATCTTCGACGACGGCAAGGTGGGGCTGGTCTCCCGGTCGGGGACGCTTACCTACCAAGTCGTCGACAACCTCACCAGCCGCGGCATCGGCCAGACCACCGCCATCGGCATCGGCGGCGACCCCATCATCGGCACCTCCTTCATCGACGCCCTCGAACGATTCGAGGCCGACGAGGAGACGGAAGCCGTCGCCATGTGCGGCGAAATCGGCGGCGAGGACGAGGAGGAGGCCGCGGAGTTCATCGCGACGGAGATGGACACGCCCGTCGCGGCCTTTATCGCCGGGCGCACGGCCCCGCCGGGCAAGCGGATGGGTCACGCCGGCGCCATCGTCTCCGGAAGCGGCACCGGAACCGCCGAAAGCAAAATCGAGGCACTCAACAACGCCGGCGTCCCCGTCGGCGACACGCCCGAACAGGTCGCCGACCACATCGAGGACTTCCTGTAGGTTTTTGACGCGGGCCGCTCACTTCGGCCCGTGTCCGACCCCGTTCGACGCTGTCCGGCGCACGGCTACAGCGACGGTGCCTGTCACTGCGGGACCGTGGGCGAGACGGTGCTTCCGGCGGACCGCCGCACCCAGCTCTCGAAGTTCCTGAGCGGCGCGCTCAGACACTTCCCCGACGACGCCGGCCTGTCGCTGGACGACCAGGGTTGGACGGCGTGGCCGGCGGTAGTCGAGGCGGTGAGCGAGCGCTACCCGTGGGCCGACAGCGACGCCGTCGCGGCCGTGGTGGCGACGGACCCGAAGGGGCGGTTCGAACGAGACGACGGCCGCGTCCGCGCCGCCTACGGTCACTCCGTCGACGTCGACTTGGACCCCACCGACGACCCCGTCCCCGACCGACTCTATCACGGCACGTCGCCATCGGCCGCCGACTCGATACGCGAGGAGGGACTGAAGCCGATGGGGCGCCAGCAGGTCCATCTCTCGGCGACCCGCGAGGACGCGCGGGCGGTCGGGCGGCGCCACGCCTCTGACCCGGTCGTCTTCGCCGTCGACGCCGCGGCGCTCGCCGAGGAGTTTCGAATCGCCAAGCGCGGCGAGGGGACGTACACCGTCGACCGAGTGCCGCCCGCGTTCCTGACCGTCGTCGAGGACTAGTCGTCGGTCGCGTCGTCGGCGACGGGTGCACGTTCGGCCTCTGCCGCCACTTCGACGGTCGAGAGCGGGCCGTGATACGTCGAGCGATAGCCGAGGAGGACGTCGTGGCCATCCGCGGACATGAGCACGGGCCAGAACGCCTCGTCGGCGACGAGTGCGTCGCCGTCGGCCGTCGCAAACGTCTCGCCCGGCGCGACGCGTTCGAAGTTCTCGGCGAGGACGTCGTAGGACTCGCCCGGTTCCTTGTAGATGGCTTCGCTGACCTCGTAGAAGCCCGGGTCCGGAGCCGGCGGGTCGCCGGGGAGGACGCCGGTGTGCTGGAAGAAGGCGACGAGGCAGTCGTAGGCGTTGTCGACGGCGCGCTCGGACCCCTGATACCCCGCTTCGATGTCGACGAAGCCGGGAAGTTCGACGGAGCGCCCGTCGGCGACGACGGTGAAATCGACGGCGGCGGTGACGGGCAGGTGCGCGACCACGTCGCGCTTTCGCTCGTTCAGGTACGCGACGTTGGCGAACGCTCGCTCGGAGGACACCGTAGAGTGGATGCCCAAGGAGAGACAGCCCTCGACTTCCGTCAGGAGTTCGTGCGCGAGTCGTTCCTCGTACAGGTCGCTCTCGGGGTCGCCCGGGAGCGCACGATTCAAATCCGTCTCGACGTAGCGCACGTTGTCTTCCAGTGCGCGTTCGTTCGCGATAATCAACTTCGCCGGGCGGTCGACGTCGGGGTCCGTCGCGAGGAAGCGTTCGATGGCCCGCGCGCCGCAGGGTTCGTCACCGTGGACGGCACCGACGACCGCCACCTCCGGCGTTCCCTCACCGACCGTGTGGACCTGCATGGACGGCCCTTGACAGCGACGGCCGAAAAACTGTTCCCTACCACCCGCCCGCCGACGCTCGCGACCGACACGCGCCGTCAGTAGCCGGTCCCGAGGTAGGTGTGGACGGCGTCCCCGTCCTCGAGTTCGTCGACGAGCGCGATGGCGAAGTCCGCCATCGAGATGTAGCTCTCACCGTCGTCGTCGGCCACGAGTTCGCGGTCGGCCGTCCGATACTCGCCGGTTCGCTCGCCGGGTTCGATAAGTGCCGCGGGCGCGACGTACGACCACGCGAGGTCGTCGGCATCGCTGAGAACGTTGTACGCGTCGATAGCGGCCCGTGCGACCGGTTCCCACTCCTCGGGGAAGTCCGCTGTCTCGATGAGCATCGTCTCCGGCCCGACCATGAGTCCGCCGGCGCCGCCGGTCCAGACGAGTCGAGAGACGCCCGCCCGGCGCAGGCCCTCGATGACGGCGCTCATCATGGTCGTGAGAATCTCGGGTGACGCGTCCTCGTCCGGACCGAGGGTCGAGATGACGGCATCGTGGCCTGCCGCGAGCTTCGCCACGTCGTCGGCGTCGGTCGCATCGCCGGCGACGGCGACGAAGTCCTCGTCGTCGACTCCCTCGACCGCCCCGCTTCGGGAGACGCCCGTGACGACGTGGCCACGGTCGAGGAGTTCGGCGGCCGTTCGCTGTCCGATGCGTCCGCTCGCGCCGAGGAGTAACACGTTCATGAGAGGGTGCTGACGGAGGGAAGTCCCGCGAACGCGGGTATGGCGAGAATATCGCACACGAGCGTAATATAGGTTGCCGAACGCCGACCGCGACTCGCGATTACGACATGATGGTGGCTAGCTGTCGCTCAACGCGGTCGACGTTCTCCACGAGGTCCTCGACCATCTGGTGTTGAGTTTCGTTGGCGTCTGCCAAGCCGTCGATGGACTCGGAGATGTCGGCGGCCCGCCGCGACACGCCGTCTATCATGCTGGCCATCTCCTCCGCGCTCGCCGCTTGGTCGTCGGTGGCTTCCGCGATTTCGGTGATTCCTTGGTCGGTCTCTATCGTCGCGGAGCGGATTGCTTCTTGGTTGTCCAAGACCGTCTCCAAGTCCGACAGTCCGCGCTGAATCTCGTCCATCGTCTCTTGGACGGCGTCGACCGTGTGGTCGGTCATCTCGCTGACCTCCTTGACGATGGTCTCTACCTCGTCGGCGTGCTGTTTCGACTCGTTTGCCAACTCCTTGATTTCGTTGGCGACGACTGCGAACCCGTCGCTGTTGCCGTCGCTGCGGGCGGCTTCGATGTTCGCGTTCAGCGCCAGAATGTTCGTCTGGTCCGCGATATCGTTGATTACTTCGACGAACTCGTCGATTTCTGCAATGTGGTCCTGGAGCTCTGCCGTGTCTGTGGCGACCTGTTCGGCGGACTCCGTCGCCGCGCTGACGCGTTCGATGGTCTCGGTCGCCGTCTCGACGGACTCTTCGGCGAGGTCTCTCGCTCGCTCGCTTTGGTCGCTCACTTCTTCGGCGCTGGAGGCGATTTCCTCGACGCTCGCACTGAACCCGGAGACTTCCGACTGGACCTCGTTCAGGTTGCTAGCCTGTTCGTCCGCGACGTCTCGAATCTCACTCGACTGCTCGGTGACCGCCTGTGCCGACGTCCGGAGTTCGTCGACCGCGGATTCGACGTCGCCGGTCATCTGCGATTGGAGTTCCTGCAGCTCGGTCCGCTGTTCGACGATATCGCTGAAATCGACCAGGAACTCGACCGCACCCATAGTGTCACCGTTCGGCCCGAGCAAGGGGACGGCCACCGCGCGAGCGTGGACCGTCGACCCGTCCGGCCGTTCGGCTGACCGAAACTCGGACTCGCGTATCGGTGTCGCCGTCCGAATAACCTCCTCGGCGAGCGTCTCGGATTCGCCTTCGGTCCCGAACACGTCGTAGGCGTTCATCCCGACTGCCTCGCTCGACGGGAGGCCGAGCAGCGTTTCGAGCGCGCCGTTCCACTGCGTGATAACGCCGTCCGCGTCGACGGCAAACGCCGGCTCCGGCAAATCGGCAATCAGTGATTCGAACGTCCGCCGCCAGAATCCCGCATCGGCGTCCATAGAGTCCGGTAACAGTTCCTGCATCGCGTCGCTTTGTGCCATTGCTAGCTCTTCTTGGGTGGGTGTTCTAATTGTTGTGACCTTATTATAATCTCTGAGAACAACGGTGCGAAGCGTTCAGCGACGCGAATCAAGTGTCTCTCTGACCGAGTGACAAATCACGTCACTCCATCGGCGGAGCACTCACGAACCGTACGTCAATCGAAGACGTACTAATCATACCGCCGAGAAGTCTATATTCGGCTACCCCGACAGACTACTAATGATCGAGGATGCCGCACATCGCATCACCACGTATCTCCGCGAGCAAATCGACGACGGACTCCGAACCGTCGTCGTTCTACGGCCCGACCGGTGGGCCGGGATATATCTCCGCTCGGACCTGCAAGAGACCTACGACGGCGGGTCGTACGAGGACGTTCTCGACACGTTTCGGGACGGAGAGACGTTCGATTTCGACGACGAAATCGGGGAAATCGGGCAGCGCCGCGCCTTAGTCCACTACTACGAGGAGGCGTTCGTGTTCCTGTTCCCGTTCGACGACGGCGAGGTCATCTTGGTGAGCGTCGAGGCGGACGCCGGACGAGAGCTGTTGATGTTCATCGAGACGTGTCGACGGCAGATCTACGACGATTTGGAGTATCAGTAGGTCGGTAGGGTTCTCTATTCAGAGTCTTCGATTACTGCCAGAGAACTCACTGTGAGAGTCCTCGACCCGGCTGGCGAGTTCAACTGACGACGACATCGAATTCGATTGCATCGGGATGCACTTCGACATCCAACCCCCGCGAATCTGCGCTATCTGTGAATTCGTGTGTCCCTTCGGGGCCGTCTCGAATCGTGACGTGGACGCGTGCCGTCTCCGCGCCGACGACGTTGGAATACTGCTTTTTCGTCCCTCGAAGGACGCCCTCGACGGGGGCGAGCGTAAACGTGTCGTCGAGCAGTTGCTTGCTGTCGTCGACCCGGGTTACGGTAATCTCACCGGTGATTTCACACTCCGTCTCGTTTCGCACCGTGATATCGTCTACGTTGCCCATCGAACAGCCAGAGAGACTGCCGACCCCAGCGACCATCATGGCCGTGAATCGCCGTCTGGAACGTTGCACGGGGATTGATCATACTCTCTGCACACGTGTGTCTTGTTGCTAATATGACGACGAGGGCAGCGGTCGAGAAGTGGTGATACGCAGGCTAGCTCTCCGTCGCAATCTGTAGCGAATAGGCGATACACACCAACCCGGCGAGTTGGGTCAGCCTGACGAGGAGGCGGACGACGTTTTGGAGGTCGATGGGAAGGACGCGGAACGCGAGCAGTCCTTGGCCGGTGACCGCGAGCGTGTACGTCAGCCCGAAGAGGAGTATCATCCCGACCGAGAGCCAGCGCATTGACCGCTCGTCGTTTCGTCGAAGCCCGCGATACGCTTGATAGCCGATGTAGAGGCCGATAACCGCGGAGACGGTCGATACGGCCCCTGCGAGCAGGCCGACCGGCGATCCGAATCCAACGACCGACATCAGAATTTCCCCCACATGTTCGTCAGTTGGTCCGCGATATCGTCGCTTTCCCGGTCGATGTCCCACGCCAACTCGCCGTCGTGAACCGTGAGTTCGAATCGCTCGAGCCGTGAGACGTACACCGTCTCGTGGTGGCCGTCGGACCGTGGTCGCGTTCGTTCCCCGACGAGGCCGGCATCGGTCAGCCGGTCGAGTCGGCGGTAAATCGACGACGTCGAGACCCCACAGCGCTCGCTGAGTTCGGCGGCCGACAGCGGTGTCTCGCTGGTCGCCGCCAGAATCGAGCGCACGTGCTCGTCGTCCAGCAGTGAGACGACGGTCGCGAGGTCCACGTCGGGCATCTGTCTATCCGGACTCATCAGCGTCGTACAAACATTCTGGATTTCATACTCAATCACCTCGCGGAGACGTCGGCACCTGGCGCTCGGCGCTCGGTACGCAACGTCAGTCATCGGTCGCCCTCCAGGGCCACGTGGAAGAGTACGTGAAAGTGCGTTCCACCCGTCGAGTACACGAGACTGACCCCCCTCGCGTCGCGATGCTCGCTCAGGTCCACGGTCGCTTCCGCCCCGGACGAAACGGTGTCGGCGTCCGACCAGAGGGGCCGTTTCTCGATTTCACCGGCGTCGTCCGGATGGTCGATGTCGTAATAGAGCCTGTCTGCGCGGACTGATTCGCCGGCCTCGTGTCGAATCGTGACGCGCTCCGCCTCGTGGCGTCCGCCCCACGTCACCTGCGGGAGGTCCAACTGGGGGTCTCTCTCGGGATTCGAATCGAAGGGTATCCGGGTTTCGACCGTCGCGAGCTGGCCGTCTACGTGGACGTCGAAGGTTTCGGCCTCCGCCGAGAATCGGTAGTCGTCTTCACGGAGGGCGTTCTCCAGTGCCTGCGTCGTCGGCACGGAAGCTCCGTCGTAGCGGTAATAGACTATCTGATAGGCCGTCTCGCCGTCGAATCTGAACGCGTCGGCGAGCATCGCCTGTCGCCCCGTCGGGTCGTGACTCTCCGTGTTGACGATGAGGTATGCGTTCCCACCGGCCGCCGTCGTGAGCTGCTCGAATCCCGCGTTCGCCTCGTGATATCGGGGCCGTTCGCCGCCGCCTGCGTCGACGACTGCTTCCAGATTCGGCCGGCTGTGAACGTGTTCGCTCTCCCACACGATGACCCCGTCGCCGACGGCGACGCGCCGAGGGACGTCCGAGCGAGCGAAGACGTCGAATCCTCGGTACTGGCCGGTACGTTCGTAGCCACTGCCGGCGACAGTTTCGACGACGTGCGCCCGGTCGAAGGCCGCCTCGATGACGGTTCCGAAGCTGGAATCTAGGAACTGGTCGTAGTTCTCGAAACCGACCCCGAAGTAGTCTACGTCTGCCTTACTGTACGCGCGTCCCGCGACGAACTTCTCCGGTGCGCCGGGCCGAGGACCGGTCGACTGCAACGCGACGAACGCGTACGGGTCTGGCGAATCGGTACTCGTCGGCGCGGGAAGCCACGTTCGGTACGTGGGGTCGTCTCCAGCTGGAACGTCGAGACGACCGTAGCGTTGGTTCCCGCCGAGCGGTGGAAGACTAGAGAGACACCCGGCAGTCAGCGTCGAGAGCGACGTTGCGAGTGCTGCACCGCCGGTTGCGAGCAGGCGGCGGCGCGTCGAATCGATGGAGGGCCGATGTCGAGGGGGCATGCTGCAGTTCGACGCTCGGACGGGACGGCCATATAACGAAATTCTCGGCCCCAGTCACGCGCAGGTCGTCGGTGGGTTTTTATGTCAGAGTGGGTCGCATCGGCTCTTCGCTACGTCCCTCTCAGTGTGACCGGGCACTATCGCGGAGCGTCGATGGCGAGTTTTCGAACGCCTCCACGTGGATGGTGTTCGGGACGAGACACCGGACGAGACCGCCATCTCTTTCGTCGGGGATACGCCATCGCCTGCCGTGTCAGCCCTCCATACCCGACGACAGCTGCTATCGATGCTCGGCGCGACGGTCGCTTGGAGCGGTGTCGCCGCTGCGACACCAAACTCCCCGTCCGAGACGGGAGGCTCTACAGCGACCCCTACCGCGGCGCCGACTGACCCCGACCAGCCAATCGGGACGCATCGAACGAGCGGCGTCACGCCGGCACGAGCCGGCTACAACGCCGACGAATCTCCCCCGGAAGCAGCAGTCTCCCGGCAGTGGTGTGTCGGCACCGACGCTGCGAATCGCCAGTCCGAGGTGGCTGTCGTCGATGGAACGGTGCTGTCAGCCACCCCCGAGGGACTGCGCGCGCTTGATGCTCGAACCGGCGAGCGGCAGTGGCGAGCGAGAATCGACGGCGGCCCGCCGACGGTCCGTGACGGACGCGTGTACGTCGGCACTGGCGACGCAGTCTCCTGTCTCGGGGACGACTCGGGGCGCGAGCTGTGGACTCGTCGATTGTCACGAGTGACGGCGGAGCCGTTACTCCTCGACGTGGACGGGCAAGGACTCACCGTGTTCACAGCCGCGAAGCGAATGGACGAGGACGGGGCCACCACCGGTGCGGTGTTGCACGCCCTCGACGCCGAGACGGGTGAGACGGCCTATCGCATCCAGGGCGACACGGACTCGATATACGGGACGCTCGCCGGTCGGGGCACGCACGTCTACGGCGGCACGACGGCCGGCACCGTCATCGCGTTCGACGTCGAGGCCCGCGGCGTCGCGTGGAAAGTC
Proteins encoded in this window:
- a CDS encoding cytochrome b, with amino-acid sequence MSRSKRVYDWFDSRLDVAGAQGFLGKAFPAEDSFLLGEVALFCFLFLVLSGAFLGFFYEPSTSDVQYDGPVAEFQGEEMPEAFVSVLHITYAVPFGMFIRRLHHWAAHLFVASIGLHMLRVFFTGAYRNPREPNWVVGTGLAVLAMGAAYTGYALPFDEFAATATGIGYNLTVSVPIVGDFFGEIIFGGQFPTSATIPRLYFLHVLVIPVAIGIGLAVHMAILIRQKHTEAPRDDDVQVGEETIDRDDDSVIVGLPAVPNQTAVSAVVFFLTAATLSALAGFLPVHNVAEYGPNDPASTPALIMPDWFLMWVYGFLKLLPQWLTFSVGPVHVNTEFLGGIVLPGLVFAAIIAWPFVDRTEATHFTADPLDRPRQTAVGVAAVTFIMIASIAGMNNILAAQVLGTTTDVVNPVLTAALLGVPPLFGGLTYLLLRDGASGATATPASGGGGDD
- a CDS encoding QcrA and Rieske domain-containing protein — encoded protein: MTGEDCDDCPCEEEASSVQPSIYTDRRAQMEIQRRDIAKLLATVGGLTAVASLTAPLAGLTQVFERGYSGPVYSDGIHLVDGSGERITEDRLAEGEQLTAFPEPRPGIEDAPTLLVRFAEDEFGGDTNMAYTVSGYAAYSKVCTHAGCMVSNREGSTFVCPCHFGKFDPTSGAAVVGGPPGRALPQLPITVTSDGYLVATGDFEGAIGPGGGE
- the sucC gene encoding ADP-forming succinate--CoA ligase subunit beta; its protein translation is MKLHEYQAKRIFAEAGIPTPDSRLATSVDEAVDAGRDLGYPVAVKAQVHVGGRGKAGGIEIASDEAELRDAADAILGMDLKGYTVDRVLVESAVDFVDELYLGVTMDRGEGEPVVMVSSEGGVDIETVAEETPEAIAREHVDPAFGLHPYQARKAVYGAGIPDDAARAVTSVLQTLYDLWESNDASETEINPLMVTSEGDVVAADAVLNVDDDALFRHSDLAELEEESYTDDLERKAGEYGFDYVRLSGNVGIIGNGAGLVMTTLDLVDYYGGAPANFLDIGGGAKAERVANALDMVFSDPNVDSVVFNIFGGITRGDEVARGINDALEQFDEIPKPVVVRLAGTNATEGMEILNTELVQVEETLEGAVQRAVANAEEVAE
- the sucD gene encoding succinate--CoA ligase subunit alpha, with protein sequence MSIFVDDDTRVVVQGITGGEGSFHTQQMMAYGTNVVAGAVPGKGGEVVEGVPVYDTVHEAVRHEDADASVVFVPPAFAADALFEALDTSLDLVVAITEGIPTQDMSKVARRLRETDTALIGPNCPGIITPGEAKLGILPGNIFDDGKVGLVSRSGTLTYQVVDNLTSRGIGQTTAIGIGGDPIIGTSFIDALERFEADEETEAVAMCGEIGGEDEEEAAEFIATEMDTPVAAFIAGRTAPPGKRMGHAGAIVSGSGTGTAESKIEALNNAGVPVGDTPEQVADHIEDFL
- a CDS encoding RNA 2'-phosphotransferase; amino-acid sequence: MSDPVRRCPAHGYSDGACHCGTVGETVLPADRRTQLSKFLSGALRHFPDDAGLSLDDQGWTAWPAVVEAVSERYPWADSDAVAAVVATDPKGRFERDDGRVRAAYGHSVDVDLDPTDDPVPDRLYHGTSPSAADSIREEGLKPMGRQQVHLSATREDARAVGRRHASDPVVFAVDAAALAEEFRIAKRGEGTYTVDRVPPAFLTVVED
- a CDS encoding M14 family metallopeptidase translates to MQVHTVGEGTPEVAVVGAVHGDEPCGARAIERFLATDPDVDRPAKLIIANERALEDNVRYVETDLNRALPGDPESDLYEERLAHELLTEVEGCLSLGIHSTVSSERAFANVAYLNERKRDVVAHLPVTAAVDFTVVADGRSVELPGFVDIEAGYQGSERAVDNAYDCLVAFFQHTGVLPGDPPAPDPGFYEVSEAIYKEPGESYDVLAENFERVAPGETFATADGDALVADEAFWPVLMSADGHDVLLGYRSTYHGPLSTVEVAAEAERAPVADDATDD
- a CDS encoding NAD(P)-dependent oxidoreductase; protein product: MNVLLLGASGRIGQRTAAELLDRGHVVTGVSRSGAVEGVDDEDFVAVAGDATDADDVAKLAAGHDAVISTLGPDEDASPEILTTMMSAVIEGLRRAGVSRLVWTGGAGGLMVGPETMLIETADFPEEWEPVARAAIDAYNVLSDADDLAWSYVAPAALIEPGERTGEYRTADRELVADDDGESYISMADFAIALVDELEDGDAVHTYLGTGY